GGACGCGGCGGGGATCGGGCCGCGCACCCGCGCGCCGCAGGGCGGCGAGATCGCGCGCGACCCGCGCACCGGCGAGGCCACCGGGATCCTCAAGGAGTCCGCCATGGGGCTGGTCTCCCGCCGAATTCCCGCCCCCTCCCCGGCCCAGGTGAAGCGGGGGGTGCGTGCGGCGCTGGAGCTGGCGGCGCGAACCGGCGTCACCAGCATCCAGACCAGCGCCACCCCCACCGACGTGCGGGTCTACAGCGAGCTGCTGGAGGACGACTCCCTGACCGTGCGCGTCTACGCCTGGCACCCGCTCGAGCGCGAGACGATCCGCGCCTTCCGCGAGCTGGGGATCACGGCCGGGTTCGGCGACGAGTGGCTGCGGATGGGGATGCTCAAGGGGTACACGGACGGGACGCTCGGCTCGCGGACCTCGTACATGCTGGAGCCGTTCGCGGACGACCACTCGCACCGCGGGCTGGCGCAGTACACCGACGCGCAGCTCGACTCGCTGGTGACCGCCGCGGACGCCGCCGGGCTCCAGGTGATCCTGCACGCCATCGGCGACGCCGCCAACCGGCAGGCGCTGGACGCCTTCGAGCGGGCGGCGCGCGTGAACGGCACGCGCGCGCGGCGGCACCGGATCGAGCACGCGCAGATCCTCGACCGGGCCGACATCCCGCGCTTCGCCCGGCTGGGGGTGATCGCCTCCATGCAGCCGACGCACGCCACCAGCGACATGCGCTGGGTGGAGACGCGCATCGGCGGCGAGCGGGCGACCGAGGGCGCGTACGTCTGGCGCTCCCTGCTGGACGCGGGCGCGACGGTGATCTTCGGGACGGACTTCGCCGTGGAGCCCATGGCCCCGGTGGAGGGGATCTACTCCGCGGTGACGCGCCAGAGCCGCGAGGAGCCGGGCACCCCGCCGGGCGGGTGGCTCCCGGAGCAGCGCCTCACGCGCGAGGAGGCGATCCGCCTGTACACGGCCGCCTCCGCGTATGGGGAGTGGGAGGAGGAGCGCAAGGGGACGCTGCGCCCCGGGATGCTGGCGGACCTGGTGGTGTGGGACCGCGACCTGCTCACCGTCCCGGAGGAGGAGATCCTGCGGGCGGCGCCGGAGCTGACCGTGGTCGGCGGGCGGGTGGTCCACCGGAAGTAGGCGGCCATCCCGCCCGACGACGCGAAGAGGGGCTCCCGGCCGCGCCGGGAGCCCCTCTCGTCATTCCGCCGCGTCGTCCGGCCGCCGCCGCTCCCGCAGCACCCGGAGCCCGCCGGGGGAGCGTTCGCGGAAGCCGCGCAGCTCCCGCTCGATCCGTTCCGCCAGGAACACCTTGATCAGCGACTGGTACGGCACGTCCCTGCGGTTCGCCAGGAGCTTCAGCTCGTCGAGCATCATCTCCGGGAGCCGCAGGGAGATGGTGCGGGTGGACGGCTTCAGGTTGGGAAGCACCGTCTTCCGGGCGCGGCTCCAGTCCACGTACTCCACGGAGTCGTGCTCCGCCCAGAACTCGCGCTCCTCGTCCTCGCTCCCGAAACGGGGGACCTTTTCGCTCATAGGCTGCCGTAGACCTTTCTCTCCTTGCGGCTCATGTCTCGCGCGGAGATCACCCGGATCAGCGCGCCCCGGAGGGTGAACACCACGAAGAGCATACGCCCCCCGTCCGCGTGGCCCAGCGCGTAGAACCTGTCCTCCTGCTGCGAGTGTGCCACGTCCTCCGCGACCACCAGCGGCTGGTTGAAGAGACTTCCTCGCACTCGGCGGTGGACACCCCGTGCTTGTTCCAGTTCTTCTCGCCGTTCCCCGCGTCCCATTCGAACCCCTCACAGGACGCGAGCCGCTCCATCGGCTCCATCAATGTATGTTTCTGACATATACAGGTCAACCCTCTCCCGCTCCGACCGCGCGATTCAGCTCCCCCCGGCGGGGCTGCGCCCTCCACCCGCCGCGGCCTTCACCGCCACCGTGTTGTCGTCGGCGTGCTTGTCGAGCAGCTTGTGGTGGGGATCGATCCCCGCGGCAGCGGGCTCCCGGTCCACCACCACCCGGATCCGCTGCGGCCCGGACGCGACCCGGTGCTTCCGCATGTAGAGGGCCGGCCCCGCCTCCTTCGACTTCCCCTTGGGCGCCGCGGCGAAGACGCCGATGTCCACCAGGTCGTTCATCCGCACCGGGCTCTCGTTCCCCAGGCTGTCGGCGCGGACCTTGGCCCCCTCCACCTCCAGCACCACCTCGTAGCGCCCGTCCGGGAGACGCCTGGACGACGCCGACCGCGCACGGTTGCCGTACATGGTGATGGTCTCGAACAGGTCCGTCAGCACGTAGTGCAGCGAGTCGGGCGTGGCCTCCCGCAGGTAGGCGTAGAACTCGAGCGAGTTCGTGTACGGCGGCTCCTGGAAGCGCTTGGCCTCCAGGAACTTCGAGATGGCCGCGTTCAGCCGGTCCTCGCCGATGTAGTCCCGCAGCGCGTACATCGCCACGGAGCCCTTGTTGTAGTGGATGTACTGCTGGTTCTCCACCAGGAGGAGCGGCATCTCCTTCTTGCGCTCCACGCTCCGCCCGGAGAAGTACTCGTTCATCTCGTACTTCAGGAACTTCCGCATCTGCTCGCGCCCGTACTCCTTCTCCATGACCATCATCGCGGAGTACTGCGAAAGCGTCTCCGAGAGCAGGGTGGAGCCCTGTACGTCGCCCCCGATCACCTGGTGCGCCCACCACTGGTGGGCCACCTCGTGCGCGGTGACGTAGAAGGGGTAGTCCACCGCCTCCTCGTCGTCCAGG
The sequence above is drawn from the Longimicrobiaceae bacterium genome and encodes:
- a CDS encoding amidohydrolase, with protein sequence DAAGIGPRTRAPQGGEIARDPRTGEATGILKESAMGLVSRRIPAPSPAQVKRGVRAALELAARTGVTSIQTSATPTDVRVYSELLEDDSLTVRVYAWHPLERETIRAFRELGITAGFGDEWLRMGMLKGYTDGTLGSRTSYMLEPFADDHSHRGLAQYTDAQLDSLVTAADAAGLQVILHAIGDAANRQALDAFERAARVNGTRARRHRIEHAQILDRADIPRFARLGVIASMQPTHATSDMRWVETRIGGERATEGAYVWRSLLDAGATVIFGTDFAVEPMAPVEGIYSAVTRQSREEPGTPPGGWLPEQRLTREEAIRLYTAASAYGEWEEERKGTLRPGMLADLVVWDRDLLTVPEEEILRAAPELTVVGGRVVHRK
- a CDS encoding BrnA antitoxin family protein, which codes for MSEKVPRFGSEDEEREFWAEHDSVEYVDWSRARKTVLPNLKPSTRTISLRLPEMMLDELKLLANRRDVPYQSLIKVFLAERIERELRGFRERSPGGLRVLRERRRPDDAAE
- a CDS encoding BrnT family toxin, encoding MGRGERREELEQARGVHRRVRGSLFNQPLVVAEDVAHSQQEDRFYALGHADGGRMLFVVFTLRGALIRVISARDMSRKERKVYGSL